In Dama dama isolate Ldn47 chromosome X, ASM3311817v1, whole genome shotgun sequence, one genomic interval encodes:
- the RENBP gene encoding N-acylglucosamine 2-epimerase isoform X1, with translation MSRGLRVWQASAGRPGQGDMEKEQETLRAWKERVARELDRVVAFWLEHSHDQEQGGFFTCLGRDGRVYDDLKYVWLQGRQVWMYCRLYRQFERFRRPELLNAAKAGGEFLLRYAQVAPPAKKCAFVLTRDGRPVKVQRTIFSECFYTMAMNELWRVTGDARYQSEAMEMMDQIVSWVREDPSGLGRPQLPGAPASESMAVPMMLLNLVEQLGEADEELAGISAELGDWCAQRILQHVQRGGQAVLENVSEDGEELSGCLGRHQNPGHALEAGWFLLRYAIRRGDAKLQAHVIDKFLLLPFHSGWDPEHGGLFYFQDADGLCPTQLEWAMKLWWPHSEAMIAFLMGYSETGDPALLRIFYQVAEYTFRRFRDPEYGEWFGYLNRDGKVALTIKGGPFKGCFHVPRCLAMCEEMLNDLLSRLAPASALSARPPPAGPARPGAE, from the exons ATGAGCCGGGGTCTCCGAGTGTGGCAGGCCAGTGCTGGGCGGCCCGGGCAAGgg GACATGGAGAAGGAACAAGAGACGCTGCGGGCCTGGAAAGAGCGCGTGGCGCGCGAGCTGGATCGCGTGGTGGCTTTCTGGCTGGAGCACTCCCACGACCAGGAACAGGG GGGCTTCTTCACGTGCCTTGGCCGCGACGGGCGGGTGTACGATGACCTCAAGTACGTCTGGCTGCAGGGGAGGCAG GTGTGGATGTACTGTCGCTTGTACCGCCAGTTTGAGCGCTTCCGCCGCCCGGAGCTTTTGAATGCAGCTAAAGCAG GTGGCGAGTTTTTGCTGCGTTATGCCCAAGTGGCACCTCCTGCAAAGAAGTGTGCCTTTGTGCTGACCAGGGACGGCCGCCCAGTCAAGGTGCAGCGGACCATCTTCAGCGAGTGTTTCTACACCATGGCCATGAACGAGCTGTGGAGGGTGACGGGGGACGCGCGGTACCag AGCGAAGCCATGGAGATGATGGATCAGATCGTGAGCTGGGTGCGGGAGGACCCCTCCGGGCTGGGCCGGCCCCAGCTCCCTGGGGCTCCGGCCTCGGAATCCATGGCAGTGCCCATGATGCTGCTCAACCTGGTGGAGCAACTCGGGGAGGCGGACGAGGAGCTGGCAGGCATCTCCGCGGAGCTGGGGGACTGGTGTGCTCAGAGGATTCTGCAACACGTGCAG AGGGGTGGGCAGGCTGTGCTGGAGAATGTGTCAGAGGATGGTGAGGAACTCTCAGGCTGCTTGGGGAGACACCAGAACCCAG GCCACGCGCTGGAGGCTGGCTGGTTCCTGCTCCGTTATGCCATCCGAAGAGGTGATGCCAAACTTCAAGCCCACGTGATCGACAAGTTCCTACTATTGCCTTTCCACTCTGGATGGGACCCTGAGCATGGTGGCCTCTTCTACTTCCAGGATGCTGATGGCCTCTGCCCCACCCAG cTGGAGTGGGCCATGAAGCTCTGGTGGCCACACAGTGAAGCCATGATCGCCTTCCTCATGGGCTACAGTGAGACTGGGGACCCCGCCTTGCTGCGCATCTTCTACCAGGTGGCCGAGTACACCTTCCGCCGG TTTCGCGATCCAGAGTATGGGGAATGGTTTGGCTACCTGAACCGAGATGGGAAGGTCGCCCTCACTATCAAGGGGGGTCCTTTCAAAG GCTGCTTCCACGTGCCGCGGTGCCTGGCCATGTGCGAGGAGATGCTGAACGACCTGCTGAGCCGTCTCGCTCCTGCCTCGGCCCTCAGCGCCCGGCCTCCGCCCGCTGGTCCCGCCCGCCCGGGTGCAGAATAA
- the RENBP gene encoding N-acylglucosamine 2-epimerase isoform X2: protein MSRGLRVWQDMEKEQETLRAWKERVARELDRVVAFWLEHSHDQEQGGFFTCLGRDGRVYDDLKYVWLQGRQVWMYCRLYRQFERFRRPELLNAAKAGGEFLLRYAQVAPPAKKCAFVLTRDGRPVKVQRTIFSECFYTMAMNELWRVTGDARYQSEAMEMMDQIVSWVREDPSGLGRPQLPGAPASESMAVPMMLLNLVEQLGEADEELAGISAELGDWCAQRILQHVQRGGQAVLENVSEDGEELSGCLGRHQNPGHALEAGWFLLRYAIRRGDAKLQAHVIDKFLLLPFHSGWDPEHGGLFYFQDADGLCPTQLEWAMKLWWPHSEAMIAFLMGYSETGDPALLRIFYQVAEYTFRRFRDPEYGEWFGYLNRDGKVALTIKGGPFKGCFHVPRCLAMCEEMLNDLLSRLAPASALSARPPPAGPARPGAE, encoded by the exons ATGAGCCGGGGTCTCCGAGTGTGGCAG GACATGGAGAAGGAACAAGAGACGCTGCGGGCCTGGAAAGAGCGCGTGGCGCGCGAGCTGGATCGCGTGGTGGCTTTCTGGCTGGAGCACTCCCACGACCAGGAACAGGG GGGCTTCTTCACGTGCCTTGGCCGCGACGGGCGGGTGTACGATGACCTCAAGTACGTCTGGCTGCAGGGGAGGCAG GTGTGGATGTACTGTCGCTTGTACCGCCAGTTTGAGCGCTTCCGCCGCCCGGAGCTTTTGAATGCAGCTAAAGCAG GTGGCGAGTTTTTGCTGCGTTATGCCCAAGTGGCACCTCCTGCAAAGAAGTGTGCCTTTGTGCTGACCAGGGACGGCCGCCCAGTCAAGGTGCAGCGGACCATCTTCAGCGAGTGTTTCTACACCATGGCCATGAACGAGCTGTGGAGGGTGACGGGGGACGCGCGGTACCag AGCGAAGCCATGGAGATGATGGATCAGATCGTGAGCTGGGTGCGGGAGGACCCCTCCGGGCTGGGCCGGCCCCAGCTCCCTGGGGCTCCGGCCTCGGAATCCATGGCAGTGCCCATGATGCTGCTCAACCTGGTGGAGCAACTCGGGGAGGCGGACGAGGAGCTGGCAGGCATCTCCGCGGAGCTGGGGGACTGGTGTGCTCAGAGGATTCTGCAACACGTGCAG AGGGGTGGGCAGGCTGTGCTGGAGAATGTGTCAGAGGATGGTGAGGAACTCTCAGGCTGCTTGGGGAGACACCAGAACCCAG GCCACGCGCTGGAGGCTGGCTGGTTCCTGCTCCGTTATGCCATCCGAAGAGGTGATGCCAAACTTCAAGCCCACGTGATCGACAAGTTCCTACTATTGCCTTTCCACTCTGGATGGGACCCTGAGCATGGTGGCCTCTTCTACTTCCAGGATGCTGATGGCCTCTGCCCCACCCAG cTGGAGTGGGCCATGAAGCTCTGGTGGCCACACAGTGAAGCCATGATCGCCTTCCTCATGGGCTACAGTGAGACTGGGGACCCCGCCTTGCTGCGCATCTTCTACCAGGTGGCCGAGTACACCTTCCGCCGG TTTCGCGATCCAGAGTATGGGGAATGGTTTGGCTACCTGAACCGAGATGGGAAGGTCGCCCTCACTATCAAGGGGGGTCCTTTCAAAG GCTGCTTCCACGTGCCGCGGTGCCTGGCCATGTGCGAGGAGATGCTGAACGACCTGCTGAGCCGTCTCGCTCCTGCCTCGGCCCTCAGCGCCCGGCCTCCGCCCGCTGGTCCCGCCCGCCCGGGTGCAGAATAA
- the RENBP gene encoding N-acylglucosamine 2-epimerase isoform X3 has translation MSRGLRVWQASAGRPGQGDMEKEQETLRAWKERVARELDRVVAFWLEHSHDQEQGGFFTCLGRDGRVYDDLKYVWLQGRQVWMYCRLYRQFERFRRPELLNAAKAGGEFLLRYAQVAPPAKKCAFVLTRDGRPVKVQRTIFSECFYTMAMNELWRVTGDARYQSEAMEMMDQIVSWVREDPSGLGRPQLPGAPASESMAVPMMLLNLVEQLGEADEELAGISAELGDWCAQRILQHVQRGGQAVLENVSEDGEELSGCLGRHQNPGHALEAGWFLLRYAIRRGDAKLQAHVIDKFLLLPFHSGWDPEHGGLFYFQDADGLCPTQLEWAMKLWWPHSEAMIAFLMGYSETGDPALLRIFYQVAEYTFRRAASTCRGAWPCARRC, from the exons ATGAGCCGGGGTCTCCGAGTGTGGCAGGCCAGTGCTGGGCGGCCCGGGCAAGgg GACATGGAGAAGGAACAAGAGACGCTGCGGGCCTGGAAAGAGCGCGTGGCGCGCGAGCTGGATCGCGTGGTGGCTTTCTGGCTGGAGCACTCCCACGACCAGGAACAGGG GGGCTTCTTCACGTGCCTTGGCCGCGACGGGCGGGTGTACGATGACCTCAAGTACGTCTGGCTGCAGGGGAGGCAG GTGTGGATGTACTGTCGCTTGTACCGCCAGTTTGAGCGCTTCCGCCGCCCGGAGCTTTTGAATGCAGCTAAAGCAG GTGGCGAGTTTTTGCTGCGTTATGCCCAAGTGGCACCTCCTGCAAAGAAGTGTGCCTTTGTGCTGACCAGGGACGGCCGCCCAGTCAAGGTGCAGCGGACCATCTTCAGCGAGTGTTTCTACACCATGGCCATGAACGAGCTGTGGAGGGTGACGGGGGACGCGCGGTACCag AGCGAAGCCATGGAGATGATGGATCAGATCGTGAGCTGGGTGCGGGAGGACCCCTCCGGGCTGGGCCGGCCCCAGCTCCCTGGGGCTCCGGCCTCGGAATCCATGGCAGTGCCCATGATGCTGCTCAACCTGGTGGAGCAACTCGGGGAGGCGGACGAGGAGCTGGCAGGCATCTCCGCGGAGCTGGGGGACTGGTGTGCTCAGAGGATTCTGCAACACGTGCAG AGGGGTGGGCAGGCTGTGCTGGAGAATGTGTCAGAGGATGGTGAGGAACTCTCAGGCTGCTTGGGGAGACACCAGAACCCAG GCCACGCGCTGGAGGCTGGCTGGTTCCTGCTCCGTTATGCCATCCGAAGAGGTGATGCCAAACTTCAAGCCCACGTGATCGACAAGTTCCTACTATTGCCTTTCCACTCTGGATGGGACCCTGAGCATGGTGGCCTCTTCTACTTCCAGGATGCTGATGGCCTCTGCCCCACCCAG cTGGAGTGGGCCATGAAGCTCTGGTGGCCACACAGTGAAGCCATGATCGCCTTCCTCATGGGCTACAGTGAGACTGGGGACCCCGCCTTGCTGCGCATCTTCTACCAGGTGGCCGAGTACACCTTCCGCCGG GCTGCTTCCACGTGCCGCGGTGCCTGGCCATGTGCGAGGAGATGCTGA